The Flavobacterium sp. N2270 genome contains the following window.
TGATTTAAGATATTTAGCTCAAGACTCTATAAAACTAAACTTTGAAAATGATTATGAATATTCTTGTAAAGAAATCTTAATTGATGAGAATCATTTAAAGCTTGAAATAAAATTTTTTAAAATTAAAAAAAAATCAAAAAAGTTAATTAGTGAGTCTTATATAATTTATGAAAAATCTAATGATTTTAAATTTAGTCTTCTCGCAATTGATTATTTTACACATTGCTTAATTACAAGAACAGAGTACAAAGAATCGAATTTTGGATATCCTATTGAAATTTTTACAAAAAAATGGAGAGGAAAAAAATTAAAACTAAAATTAAAATCAAAATTAAAAATTGACAAATCAGTTAATGTAACTGTAAACGATTAATCTTAATTAAATGAAAAAATATACAAATACAGGAAGTAAAGATACACGTTCGGGCTTTGGTGCCGGAATGACTGAACTTGGACAAAAAAACGAAAACGTTGTTGCGCTTTGTGCCGATTTAATTGGTTCATTAAAATTTGACGATTTTAAAAAAAATCATCCAGAACGTTTTTTCCAAATTGGAATTGCTGAAGCAAACATGATTGGAATTGCTGCCGGATTAACCATTGGTGGAAAAATTCCTTTTACAGGAACTTTCGCTAACTTTTCAACAGGAAGAGTTTACGATCAAATTCGTCAATCGGTTGCTTACTCAGAAAAAAATGTAAAAATTTGTGCTTCTCACGCTGGTTTAACACTTGGTGAAGATGGCGCAACACATCAAATATTGGAAGATATTGGGTTAATGAAAATGTTGCCAGGAATAACGGTTATTAATACTTGCGATTATAATCAAACAAAAGCAGCTACAATTGCTCTTGCAGATCACAAAGGGCCTGCTTATTTAAGATTTGGAAGACCAGTCGTACCTAACTTTATGCCTGCTGACGAACCATTTATAATTGGAAAAGCAATTTTACTAAATGAAGGTACAGATGTTACTATTGTAGCTACTGGACATTTAGTTTGGGAAGCTCTTATTGCTGCCGAAGCTTTAGAAGCTAAAGGAATTTCCGCTGAAGTAATTAACATTCACACTATTAAACCATTAGATAATGAAGCAATTTTAAAATCGGTTGCTAAAACTGGTTGTGTAGTTACTGCAGAAGAGCATAATATCTTAGGTGGACTTGGAGAAAGTGTCTCTAGAGTTTTAAGCTTAAACAATCCAGCACCGCAAGAATTTGTAGCAGTTAATGATAGTTTTGGTGAATCTGGAACTCCAGCTCAATTAATGGATAAATACAAGCTAAATAATCAAGCAATTGTTGAAGCTGTAGAAAAAGTATTGAAGAGAAAATAATTCTTTTTAATATATAAATAAAAAATCCCGATTTTTAATAAATCGGGATTTTTTATTTATATATATTTTCTCTGTAATTAATTGTGACAAGCAGGATCTAAATGTAATTTTATTGTTCCACTATTACAAAATGGAATATTTGCAAAGTCATAATAAGTAACATTACCATTATTATCGTCAGTTTCTATAATTTCTGTTTTAGTTAAAGTACCATCTCCATCATCATCTACATCAAAAAAGTCAGGTAATTCATCTCCATCTGAATCATCATTAAAATAATCTCCATCATTATTAATATCTTCATACTTCGTTAAAATTTTATCTCCATCGTGATCTCTTTCTTTACGAGAGTAAAGTTTAATTTGAAAACAAATTGGCCCATATTGTTCAATATTCTCTCTTGAATTATTAAAGTAAGCTAATCCAGAAGGAATAAACACAATAACATTTCCAAAATCAACTCTTGAGAAAGTACCATCTCCATTATCAACAGGTGCGCTTGCTTCAGTTTTTATTTTTGATAAAATTTGTCTATATCCAGAAATAAAAGAAACATTAGATTCCGGGAAAGAAGACCAAACACCTTGGGTATTTTCATCGAAAGTTGTATTATACAAATTCCAGCCTCTATATGCTGTAAATGTAGAATCAACAGTAGCAGGAGTTACACCACCACCTTCATTTAAAACAATATAATATAATTTATAATCAACATCGTCTTCAACCCTACCATCAATTAATACAGAGTTTCTAGAATCATTTTTTACAATGAATGATTGAAGTGGGTAAGTTGTTTGATCCCAAATAGAAGTTTCAGTACCTCCATCTTCAATTTCAGTAACCGTTGCATTCATATCAGCGTCTACCGTTAAGTAATTTGATTTTAGATAATCTTCAATCTCAATAATATCCTCATCATAAACTTCCTGATAGTCTCTTATTGTATAACTCGAATCATCACTTGGACAAGCAACTAAAGTGGTAGCTAAAACCACAAAGCAAAGTGCTTTATAAATATTTTTCATTTTCAAAGTAATTTTGGTGCAAGATACAATTTTCGTTTATTTTTGTATAAATATTAACATTGATTTTTGAAAATTGTATGAGAGTTGATAAATTTTTATGGTGTACTCGTTATTTTAAGACAAGAAGTATTGCTACCGAAGCTATTAAAAAAGGGCACGTATCCATTAATGGACAACAAGCAAAACCTTCTAGAGAAGTTTTTGCAACAGATAAAATTGCCTTACGTAAAGACCAAATTAATTATAAAATTACAGTTTTAGACCTTCCTCAAAACAGAGTTGGTGCTAAATTAGTAGATGTTTATAGAAAAGATGAAACTCCAAAAGAAGAATTTGAACGTTTTGAATTATTAAAACTCGCTAAAGAACATTATCGATCTAAAGGTGATGGGCGACCAACTAAAAA
Protein-coding sequences here:
- a CDS encoding RNA-binding S4 domain-containing protein; the protein is MRVDKFLWCTRYFKTRSIATEAIKKGHVSINGQQAKPSREVFATDKIALRKDQINYKITVLDLPQNRVGAKLVDVYRKDETPKEEFERFELLKLAKEHYRSKGDGRPTKKERRDIDDYTNENFEEDGIE
- a CDS encoding FKBP-type peptidyl-prolyl cis-trans isomerase; the protein is MKNIYKALCFVVLATTLVACPSDDSSYTIRDYQEVYDEDIIEIEDYLKSNYLTVDADMNATVTEIEDGGTETSIWDQTTYPLQSFIVKNDSRNSVLIDGRVEDDVDYKLYYIVLNEGGGVTPATVDSTFTAYRGWNLYNTTFDENTQGVWSSFPESNVSFISGYRQILSKIKTEASAPVDNGDGTFSRVDFGNVIVFIPSGLAYFNNSRENIEQYGPICFQIKLYSRKERDHDGDKILTKYEDINNDGDYFNDDSDGDELPDFFDVDDDGDGTLTKTEIIETDDNNGNVTYYDFANIPFCNSGTIKLHLDPACHN
- a CDS encoding transketolase family protein, with the protein product MKKYTNTGSKDTRSGFGAGMTELGQKNENVVALCADLIGSLKFDDFKKNHPERFFQIGIAEANMIGIAAGLTIGGKIPFTGTFANFSTGRVYDQIRQSVAYSEKNVKICASHAGLTLGEDGATHQILEDIGLMKMLPGITVINTCDYNQTKAATIALADHKGPAYLRFGRPVVPNFMPADEPFIIGKAILLNEGTDVTIVATGHLVWEALIAAEALEAKGISAEVINIHTIKPLDNEAILKSVAKTGCVVTAEEHNILGGLGESVSRVLSLNNPAPQEFVAVNDSFGESGTPAQLMDKYKLNNQAIVEAVEKVLKRK